Proteins encoded in a region of the Sparus aurata chromosome 6, fSpaAur1.1, whole genome shotgun sequence genome:
- the dhrs3b gene encoding short-chain dehydrogenase/reductase 3b — MELKSACRMFLFPVQMLYYLVRASLASLLPSRRKDLSREVVLITGGGRGIGRHLAKEFAKQGARKVILWGRTEKCLKETAEEISVSGTECHYFLCDVANREEVYKQAKVVREKVGDVTILVNNAAVVHGKSLMDSDDDALLKSQHINTMGQFWTTKAFLPRMLELQHGHVVCINSILSQSAIPGAIDYCTSKASSLAFMESLTLGLLDCPGVGCTTVLPFHTNTEMFQGMRVRFPQLFPPLKPEVVAQRTVDAVRADKAFLYLPWTMHALVILKSFMPQVALEEIHKFTGSYTCMNTFKGRT; from the exons ATGGAGCTGAAGAGCGCGTGTCGTATGTTCCTCTTCCCGGTCCAGATGCTCTATTATCTGGTCCGAGCCAGTTTGGCGTCCCTGCTGCCGAGCAGGAGGAAGGATCTGAGCAGGGAGGTGGTGTTGATCACCGGCGGTGGACGAGGCATCGGCCGACACCTGGCCAAAGAGTTCGCCAAGCAGGGGGCcagaaag GTGATCCTGTGGGGCCGAACAGAGAAGTGCCTGAAAGAAACAGCCGAAGAGATCTCTGTCTCAGGAACAGAGTGCCACTACTTCCTGTGTGATGTGGCCAATCGGGAGGAAGTCTACAAGCAAGCCAAGGTGGTTAGAGAAAAG GTCGGAGATGTTACGATACTCGTGAACAATGCAGCTGTAGTCCACGGCAAGAGTCTGATGGACAGCGACGACGACGCCCTTCTGAAATCCCAACACATCAACACCATGGGACAGTTCTGG ACTACAAAAGCCTTCCTGCCTCGGATGCTGGAGCTGCAGCACGGACATGTAGTGTGCATAAACTCCATCCTGTCCCAGTCTGCCATCCCTGGAGCCATAGACTACTGCACCTCCAAGGCCTCGTCGCTGGCCTTCATGGAGAGCCTGACGCTGGGCCTGCTGGACTGTCCCGGCGTCGGCTGCACCACCGTGCTTCCCTTCCACACCAACACAGAGATGTTCCAGGGCATGAGAGTCAG GTTTCCTCagctctttcctcctctcaAACCTGAGGTGGTCGCTCAGAGGACCGTGGATGCAGTCAGAGCGGACAAGGCCTTCCTCTACCTGCCCTGGACTATGCATGCTCTCGTCAttctgaaaag cttcatGCCACAAGTTGCACTtgaagaaatccacaagtttactggGAGTTATACCTGCATGAACACGTTCAAAGGGAGGACATGA